A window from Solanum stenotomum isolate F172 chromosome 5, ASM1918654v1, whole genome shotgun sequence encodes these proteins:
- the LOC125864607 gene encoding RING-H2 finger protein ATL70-like: MNNTTTTLSDPSSDTDGFLGSGHIGGFGYGIGVSVGILLLITTITLTSYFCTRNQMTELPPPRRRHRINRSTLQHDGQDNNNNCIVDIIGIDETTLLSYPKLLYSEAKVNHKDTTASCCSICLADYKNKDMLRLLPDCEHLFHLKCVDPWLMLNPSCPVCRTSPLPTPQSTPLAEVVPLATRPLG, encoded by the coding sequence ATGAATAACACCACCACCACCCTCTCCGATCCGAGTTCCGACACCGACGGGTTCCTCGGATCGGGTCATATCGGAGGGTTTGGGTATGGGATCGGTGTCTCAGTAGGTATTCTTCTTTTAATTACAACTATAACCCTCACATCATATTTTTGTACTCGAAATCAAATGACAGAGTTACCACCACCAAGGAGAAGACATAGAATTAATCGAAGTACGTTACAACATGATGGTCAAGACAATAACAACAATTGTATAGTCGATATTATTGGGATCGACGAAACAACTCTTTTAAGTTATCCTAAGTTGTTGTACTCTGAAGCTAAGGTAAATCATAAGGACACAACAGCTAGTTGTTGTTCAATATGTTTAGCTGATTACAAGAATAAAGATATGTTGAGATTATTACCAGATTGTGAACATTTGTTTCATTTGAAATGTGTGGATCCTTGGCTTATGTTGAATCCAAGTTGTCCTGTTTGTAGAACATCTCCTTTGCCAACACCACAATCTACACCTTTGGCTGAGGTTGTTCCTTTGGCCACTAGACCTTTGGGATGA
- the LOC125864608 gene encoding RING-H2 finger protein ATL70-like translates to MNTTTTTITSDPNSGTGWFLGSEQIRGFDYAIGVSASIVLLFASITMTSYFCTRNQTPQRMINRDDNNCVDVEMRIDEATLLSYPKLLYSEAKVNYYKDSSSTTSSCCSICLGDYNDNDMLRLLQDCGHLFHLKCVDPWLMLNPTCPICRTSPLPTPLSTPLAEVVPLASRPSGLMLQ, encoded by the coding sequence ATGAataccaccaccaccaccatcaccTCCGATCCAAATTCCGGCACCGGGTGGTTCCTCGGATCGGAACAAATCCGAGGATTCGACTATGCCATTGGTGTTTCCGCTAGCATTGTTCTATTGTTTGCATCCATAACAATGACTTCATATTTTTGTACTCGAAATCAAACACCACAAAGAATGATAAATCGCGATGACAATAATTGTGTGGATGTGGAAATGAGGATTGATGAAGCAACACTTTTGAGTTACCCTAAGTTGTTATATTCAGAAGCTAAGGTGAATTATTATAAGGACTCATCATCAACAACTAGTAGTTGTTGTTCAATATGTTTAGGTGATTACAATGATAATGATATGCTAAGGTTGTTACAAGATTGTGGACATTTGTTTCATTTGAAATGTGTGGATCCTTGGCTTATGTTGAATCCAACTTGTCCAATTTGTAGAACATCACCATTGCCAACTCCATTATCTACTCCTTTGGCTGAGGTTGTTCCTCTGGCTTCTAGACCTTCGGGATTGATGTTACAGTAA